From Nerophis lumbriciformis linkage group LG09, RoL_Nlum_v2.1, whole genome shotgun sequence, one genomic window encodes:
- the LOC133607138 gene encoding insulin-like: MAALWLHSAPILVLLVMSWPCSRALSSQRLCGTHLVEALNMVCEDRGFFTSSRRDLNSVLRLLPSKTEGATLTGSMNEIAGYAFNNPMDMMVKREGIVEQCCHNPCSMLVLDKYCN; encoded by the exons ATGGCAGCACTGTGGCTTCATTCTGCCCCAATCCTGGTCTTATTAGTTATGTCATGGCCGTGCTCCAGAGCTCTTTCTTCGCAACGCCTGTGTGGCACTCACCTGGTGGAGGCCCTCAATATGGTCTGCGAGGACAGAGGCTTTTTCACCAGTTCCCGGAGGGACCTCAACTCTGTGCTGC GTCTCTTACCGTCAAAGACTGAGGGGGCGACATTGACCGGCAGCATGAATGAGATCGCGGGATACGCCTTCAACAACCCGATGGACATGATGGTGAAGCGTGAGGGCATTGTGGAACAATGCTGTCACAATCCATGTAGCATGCTTGTCCTGGATAAATATTGCAACTAG